A single window of SAR324 cluster bacterium DNA harbors:
- a CDS encoding tyrosine-type recombinase/integrase, with product MELLLQEFMEWLKSQSYSDSSLKNHHDDTQQFLHWYVATTEAGDLGKVNHLLMGQYRDQLLDFMQPSSVCRHLSSLKLFLNCAEGKNWIRVNPLHLVKFPEIPPKPPELLSTNEVEDLLEAPSDDHYLGLRDRAMLELLYSSGLKVHELLNLDTSDLFLDLGFLKVRGRRERMVPVTTMAIEVLQKYLKEGRQDRLRFEEDLCLFPNRDGERMTRVGFWFMIKKHAKRAGIQSRINARILRHSFAAHLLENGLDLTDLAQLFGYVSLDATLQYAHINRPDYVEVYRRCHPGIVGVVNRDQNGA from the coding sequence ATGGAACTGCTGCTTCAAGAATTTATGGAATGGTTGAAGTCGCAATCCTACTCAGACAGTAGCCTGAAAAACCACCACGATGACACTCAGCAGTTTCTGCATTGGTATGTAGCCACCACAGAGGCTGGGGACCTAGGGAAGGTCAATCACTTGCTTATGGGACAATATCGAGATCAGTTGCTTGATTTTATGCAACCCAGCTCGGTTTGCCGTCATCTTTCTTCCTTAAAACTATTTTTAAATTGTGCAGAGGGAAAAAATTGGATTCGTGTCAACCCGCTCCATCTCGTAAAGTTTCCTGAAATTCCCCCAAAGCCCCCAGAACTATTGAGTACAAACGAGGTTGAAGATTTATTGGAGGCTCCTTCAGATGATCATTATCTTGGACTGCGAGATCGAGCAATGTTGGAATTGCTCTATTCAAGTGGCTTAAAAGTTCATGAATTGTTGAATTTAGACACCTCAGATTTATTTTTAGATTTGGGTTTTCTGAAGGTGCGAGGTCGAAGGGAGCGAATGGTTCCGGTTACTACAATGGCAATTGAGGTACTTCAAAAATACCTCAAAGAAGGTAGACAGGACAGATTGCGCTTCGAGGAAGATTTGTGCTTATTTCCAAATAGAGATGGTGAGAGAATGACGAGGGTTGGGTTCTGGTTCATGATTAAGAAGCACGCAAAACGAGCTGGAATTCAGAGCCGTATCAATGCACGTATTCTCCGTCATTCATTTGCAGCACACTTGTTGGAGAATGGGTTGGATTTAACAGATCTTGCTCAACTCTTTGGATACGTCAGCTTGGATGCTACTCTTCAATATGCCCATATCAACCGGCCAGATTATGTTGAGGTTTATAGGCGATGTCACCCTGGGATCGTTGGAGTTGTGAATCGAGATCAGAATGGGGCGTAA
- a CDS encoding cell division protein ZapA: MSDAKADRKQYQIIVNGNRFAIASPYGEEHIRKVESFLEQQISTIQQSSSSISSSNLYLLVALNLADQLMRQKQQPQYDEMEKNLRDLCERLDQVLVQA; this comes from the coding sequence ATGTCTGACGCCAAAGCTGATCGCAAACAGTATCAAATTATAGTCAACGGTAACCGATTTGCGATTGCAAGTCCTTATGGCGAAGAGCACATAAGGAAAGTGGAGAGCTTTTTGGAACAACAAATTTCAACAATCCAACAAAGTTCTAGCTCTATTTCCTCCAGTAATTTGTACTTGTTAGTGGCCTTAAATCTGGCTGATCAGTTGATGAGACAGAAGCAACAACCGCAGTATGATGAAATGGAAAAAAATCTTCGTGATCTTTGTGAAAGACTTGATCAGGTTCTAGTCCAAGCTTGA
- a CDS encoding ABC transporter ATP-binding protein, with the protein MREVLRNVSLKIQEGQIVALLGRSGSGKSTLLNLLAGIDEPSSGSIRIAKTMLNELDEHQRTLFRRKNIGFVFQSFNLIPTLTVEENLLLPMELNGISVKIAKARVAEFMQELGLGDRLESFSDRLSGGEQQRVAIARALVHEPNLVLADEPTGNLDRQTGEQALGLFRELIRKAGKTMIVATHSSDVLGIADRVISLEGGKLIENDAPN; encoded by the coding sequence ATGCGTGAAGTCCTTCGAAATGTAAGTCTTAAAATTCAAGAGGGACAGATAGTGGCTTTGTTGGGAAGAAGTGGTTCTGGCAAATCTACTTTGCTCAACTTACTGGCTGGGATCGATGAACCGTCCTCAGGAAGTATTAGGATAGCGAAAACCATGTTGAATGAATTGGACGAGCACCAAAGAACTCTATTTCGTAGAAAAAATATTGGATTCGTTTTCCAGTCCTTCAATTTAATTCCTACATTGACCGTTGAAGAAAATCTGTTGCTACCAATGGAATTAAATGGAATATCTGTAAAAATTGCCAAAGCTAGAGTTGCTGAGTTTATGCAGGAACTAGGTTTGGGGGATCGATTGGAAAGCTTCTCTGATCGGCTTTCTGGTGGGGAACAGCAGAGGGTAGCGATTGCCAGAGCACTGGTTCACGAACCAAATTTAGTATTGGCCGATGAGCCCACTGGTAACCTAGATCGACAAACTGGAGAGCAAGCTTTAGGTTTATTTAGGGAACTTATTCGGAAAGCAGGGAAAACCATGATCGTAGCAACCCACAGCAGCGATGTGTTGGGAATAGCAGACAGAGTGATTTCTTTGGAAGGGGGAAAACTCATTGAAAATGATGCTCCCAATTGA
- a CDS encoding MFS transporter has protein sequence MHSDNKASLFTPVLLAGSVILMVGFAIRASFGVFQVPIGTEFLWPRSEFSLAIAIQNLAWGIGQPLFSVIAEKWGDRKAIVLGALLYALGLVLSSYAVTPEALQILEILVGFGIAGTGFGVILAVVGRSTSPENRSLALGITTAAGSAGQIVGPPTASWLLGIMPWSEVFLVFAVSILFVLVVLPFLRSTNFATRQDLEESLEEVCGRAFKDPSFIMIFLGFFSCGFQLAFITAHFPALVEEMCMGIPQDSLLRSIGVSTTSALGAFSIAMIGIANLLGTIAAGALGKYFLKKNLLSLIYLGRTIAAAAFIMLPITSNSVLLFSAVMGSLWLATVPLTSGLVAYNYGLKYMGTLYGLVFLSHQLGGFAGVWLGGLFYDEFGSYDVVWWVGVGVGAFSVIVHLPVKEQPLLKRAAVGY, from the coding sequence ATGCACTCAGACAACAAGGCATCATTGTTTACTCCAGTGCTTTTGGCTGGTTCCGTCATTCTAATGGTTGGTTTTGCAATCAGGGCCAGCTTTGGGGTTTTTCAGGTCCCTATCGGTACCGAGTTCCTTTGGCCTCGTTCAGAGTTTTCTCTCGCGATTGCTATTCAGAATCTTGCTTGGGGAATTGGACAACCACTCTTCAGTGTCATTGCAGAGAAGTGGGGAGACCGAAAAGCAATTGTGCTTGGGGCACTCCTGTATGCTCTAGGACTAGTTTTGAGTAGCTATGCCGTCACTCCAGAAGCACTTCAAATACTAGAAATTTTAGTTGGTTTTGGAATCGCTGGGACAGGTTTTGGGGTGATCTTGGCTGTCGTTGGAAGAAGTACGAGTCCTGAGAATCGTTCCCTAGCGTTAGGCATTACCACAGCAGCTGGCTCAGCTGGTCAGATTGTTGGTCCTCCAACAGCTAGTTGGTTACTTGGGATAATGCCATGGTCCGAAGTTTTTCTGGTTTTTGCAGTTTCGATTCTCTTTGTCTTAGTAGTTCTCCCTTTCTTGCGATCAACCAATTTTGCTACTCGGCAAGATTTGGAGGAGAGCCTAGAAGAAGTTTGTGGCAGGGCTTTCAAGGATCCAAGCTTCATCATGATTTTCTTGGGATTCTTTTCCTGTGGCTTTCAACTGGCTTTCATCACTGCACATTTTCCAGCTTTAGTGGAGGAAATGTGTATGGGAATACCTCAGGATAGTCTTTTACGGAGCATTGGAGTCTCAACAACGTCGGCGTTGGGTGCATTTTCAATCGCTATGATTGGCATAGCAAATCTTTTGGGAACCATAGCCGCAGGGGCACTGGGGAAATACTTTCTAAAGAAAAATTTGCTATCGTTGATTTATCTAGGCCGCACAATTGCGGCTGCAGCCTTCATCATGTTGCCAATTACGTCGAACTCAGTTCTATTGTTTTCAGCTGTGATGGGAAGCTTATGGTTAGCCACTGTGCCACTAACCTCAGGATTGGTTGCCTATAACTACGGACTTAAGTACATGGGTACTTTATACGGATTGGTTTTTTTATCTCATCAACTGGGTGGTTTTGCAGGGGTATGGTTAGGTGGTCTGTTCTATGATGAATTTGGGTCTTACGATGTAGTTTGGTGGGTTGGCGTTGGGGTGGGAGCTTTCTCAGTCATCGTTCATCTTCCAGTGAAAGAGCAACCATTGCTCAAGAGAGCAGCAGTAGGATATTAA
- a CDS encoding calcium-translocating P-type ATPase, PMCA-type, which translates to MKFQYPGLTEAEALQSRNQNGSNAVTTQEVESFSDKLLANLKDPIIIILIAALGITVFLSLIGFAPWYEGVGIAIAVALATLVATWSEYSNENEFQKLLEEASLVKVKAFRDNTLQEISINDLVAGDNVVLQPGDTVPADGYLLAGKLEVNAAALTGESEPIKKVPVEDPNKIDEERNELPRAALVDDGEGVMLVTAVGDKTKYGQTMKELVSAEDRLSPLQEKLADLGQKISRFGYIGSVMIAFAFMSNHIFIEAESVGLYFSQPFGEIVHDIVTAIVLAIIIIVVVVPEGLPMMIATVLSMNMRKLLKAKVLVRKLLGIETAGSLTVLFSDKTGTLTQGLLQVADTLDGTGKHHSKLDEIPDGLRNEIVFSLRNNTSAAIDTTGPKPVIVGANPTEKALLRYLAENLNEKDDVELVQNIPFKSLYKFSASQVKGKKSVTMVKGAAEIVLANCTAYIDENGERHPLPSHENLLEEMDKMSERAMRLIGLAVTDESISEDPSLPQNLALITIFGLRDEIRQEAKVAVQEAQAAGIRVVMITGDAKNTARAIAKEMGIIQGDNPVVTTSTELGEMSDAQVRDMLPNLCVVSRALPTDKSRLVKAAKERNWVVGMTGDGVNDAPAVKNADVGFAMGSGTEMTKESSDIVILDDNFSSLTRAVLYGRTLLKSIRKFLIFQLSVNVAAILVAFFGPFFGIGLPLTMTQMLWINLVMDTLAAIAFAGEAALSRYMKEPPIPKNAPLITPDMWSAIFTNGIAMAIMSLFFLTSDGLSSFFACDESRCGLPTDPGYNPDAVLLTAFFAFFVFINNFNKFNSRTEGTDLFEYIGENKNFLRVVGLIFFLQIIFTYLGGEVLRTVGLGFGEWLMVLILAVLIIPVDQIRKRIRDRIMEAMEAKGRQGHREGMLRGQEHERVEIARRLVNSETEMSIDVVATATKMKPEELERLKA; encoded by the coding sequence ATGAAATTTCAGTACCCTGGTTTGACTGAAGCAGAAGCGCTGCAGTCGAGAAATCAGAATGGTTCAAACGCGGTAACTACACAGGAGGTAGAGAGCTTTTCCGACAAGCTACTGGCAAACCTGAAAGACCCAATCATTATCATCCTGATTGCTGCGCTTGGGATAACAGTTTTCCTCTCCCTGATTGGCTTTGCTCCTTGGTATGAGGGTGTAGGAATCGCGATTGCTGTAGCGTTGGCTACTCTTGTTGCGACCTGGTCAGAGTACAGTAATGAGAATGAGTTTCAAAAGCTTCTCGAAGAAGCATCATTAGTTAAAGTGAAAGCCTTCAGGGATAATACACTTCAAGAAATTAGCATCAACGATTTGGTTGCTGGGGATAATGTTGTTTTACAACCAGGTGATACAGTGCCGGCTGACGGATACTTGCTCGCTGGGAAACTCGAAGTAAACGCTGCTGCCCTAACTGGGGAATCAGAACCTATTAAAAAGGTACCAGTCGAAGACCCAAATAAAATTGATGAAGAGCGAAACGAACTTCCGCGTGCGGCTTTGGTTGATGATGGTGAAGGTGTGATGCTGGTCACTGCTGTTGGTGACAAGACCAAATACGGTCAAACCATGAAAGAGTTAGTTTCGGCCGAAGACCGTTTATCTCCTTTACAAGAAAAGTTAGCAGATCTTGGTCAAAAAATCAGCCGTTTTGGCTACATTGGTTCTGTGATGATTGCCTTTGCATTCATGTCAAATCACATCTTCATTGAAGCCGAGAGTGTAGGCCTATACTTCTCGCAGCCATTTGGAGAGATTGTCCACGATATCGTAACTGCAATAGTATTAGCCATCATCATCATCGTGGTAGTAGTTCCAGAGGGACTCCCAATGATGATCGCAACCGTCCTTTCGATGAACATGCGTAAGCTGTTGAAGGCTAAAGTTCTCGTGAGGAAGCTACTCGGAATAGAAACAGCTGGTAGTCTGACGGTATTGTTTTCCGACAAAACTGGAACCCTGACGCAGGGCTTATTACAGGTTGCTGATACTCTAGACGGTACAGGCAAGCACCACTCTAAGCTTGATGAAATTCCTGATGGCCTGCGCAATGAAATTGTCTTCTCCTTGCGCAACAATACCAGCGCTGCCATTGACACTACCGGTCCAAAACCTGTCATTGTTGGAGCTAATCCAACTGAAAAAGCCCTACTTAGATACTTGGCTGAGAACCTAAACGAAAAAGACGATGTAGAACTCGTCCAAAATATCCCCTTCAAGAGCCTCTACAAATTTTCAGCCTCACAAGTGAAAGGTAAGAAGTCAGTCACGATGGTCAAAGGAGCCGCCGAAATTGTGCTGGCTAACTGTACGGCCTATATAGACGAAAACGGAGAGCGCCATCCTTTACCTTCGCATGAGAACTTGCTAGAGGAGATGGATAAGATGTCCGAGCGAGCTATGCGTTTGATTGGGCTAGCAGTGACCGATGAGTCAATTAGTGAGGATCCTTCCCTGCCTCAAAATCTTGCTTTAATCACCATCTTCGGGTTGAGAGACGAAATTCGTCAGGAAGCTAAAGTTGCAGTTCAAGAGGCTCAAGCAGCTGGAATTCGCGTGGTTATGATCACGGGTGATGCGAAGAATACTGCGCGTGCGATTGCCAAAGAAATGGGGATTATCCAAGGGGATAATCCAGTTGTGACGACCTCCACAGAACTGGGAGAAATGTCTGACGCTCAGGTTCGCGACATGCTTCCGAATCTTTGTGTCGTATCAAGAGCACTACCAACTGATAAAAGCCGCCTTGTTAAGGCTGCCAAGGAACGCAATTGGGTTGTGGGTATGACGGGTGATGGCGTTAATGACGCCCCCGCTGTAAAAAATGCCGATGTTGGATTCGCTATGGGGAGTGGGACTGAAATGACGAAGGAGTCCAGTGATATTGTCATTTTGGACGACAACTTCTCATCACTAACTCGTGCTGTCCTTTATGGAAGGACATTGCTAAAATCTATAAGAAAGTTCCTAATCTTCCAACTTTCAGTAAATGTTGCTGCGATTCTGGTGGCTTTCTTCGGCCCTTTCTTTGGAATAGGCCTGCCGCTCACCATGACTCAAATGCTCTGGATTAACCTTGTTATGGACACTCTGGCTGCGATTGCCTTTGCTGGAGAGGCTGCTCTGAGTCGATACATGAAGGAACCTCCAATTCCAAAAAATGCACCATTAATTACTCCAGACATGTGGTCTGCTATTTTCACAAATGGGATTGCGATGGCTATCATGAGTTTGTTCTTCTTGACCAGTGATGGACTCAGCAGTTTCTTTGCCTGTGATGAAAGTCGTTGTGGATTACCAACAGATCCAGGTTACAATCCAGATGCAGTATTGTTGACAGCATTTTTCGCGTTCTTTGTTTTCATCAACAATTTCAATAAATTTAACTCACGTACAGAGGGTACAGATCTATTTGAGTATATTGGTGAAAACAAGAATTTCTTACGGGTCGTTGGCTTGATCTTCTTCCTCCAGATCATCTTCACTTACTTGGGAGGTGAGGTTCTACGAACTGTTGGTTTAGGCTTTGGTGAATGGCTGATGGTTCTTATTTTGGCGGTCTTGATCATTCCAGTGGATCAAATTCGTAAAAGAATTCGGGATCGGATTATGGAGGCAATGGAAGCAAAAGGGCGCCAAGGTCACCGGGAAGGAATGCTGCGTGGCCAAGAACATGAGCGAGTTGAAATTGCTCGCAGGCTAGTCAACAGTGAAACTGAGATGAGCATTGACGTTGTTGCCACAGCAACCAAGATGAAACCTGAGGAGTTAGAGAGATTGAAAGCCTAA
- the kdsA gene encoding 3-deoxy-8-phosphooctulonate synthase codes for MPLSTIPLSTEIVIGNHLPFVLIGGMNVLESRELTLRTAETFVNITEKLSIPYVFKASFDKANRSSVHSFRGPGIEEGLKWLEEVRQAFNVPVITDVHEPHQVSAVASVVDILQLPAFLSRQTDLVIALAKTQKAINIKKAQFLSPSEMENILQKFESAGNSQVMLCERGTMFGYNNLIVDMLGFGLMKKLGAPVIFDATHAVQIPGGQGSAAGGRRQQLRELALSGLATGIAGIFLEAHPNPSEAKCDGPSAWPLDKLEALLIQLKKQDELAKSLPPIEVE; via the coding sequence ATGCCGCTTAGTACTATTCCGTTATCTACTGAAATTGTAATTGGAAACCATCTTCCCTTCGTTTTAATTGGAGGGATGAATGTGTTAGAGAGTCGGGAACTCACACTTAGAACAGCAGAGACCTTTGTTAACATAACAGAAAAGCTCTCGATTCCTTATGTATTCAAGGCGTCATTTGATAAAGCGAATCGCTCCTCAGTTCACTCATTTCGTGGACCTGGAATTGAAGAGGGATTGAAATGGCTGGAGGAAGTCCGTCAGGCTTTCAATGTACCTGTAATTACAGACGTACATGAGCCTCATCAAGTAAGTGCTGTCGCCTCCGTGGTAGATATACTCCAGCTGCCTGCCTTTTTATCGAGGCAAACGGATCTGGTCATAGCTCTCGCAAAGACTCAGAAAGCTATCAATATCAAAAAAGCACAATTCCTTTCTCCCTCTGAAATGGAAAATATTCTTCAGAAGTTTGAGAGCGCAGGTAATAGCCAAGTTATGCTATGTGAACGGGGGACAATGTTCGGATACAATAATTTAATTGTGGACATGTTGGGCTTTGGCTTGATGAAAAAACTAGGTGCACCTGTAATTTTTGACGCAACTCACGCAGTACAGATTCCTGGTGGACAAGGCTCTGCTGCTGGTGGTCGTCGACAGCAACTCCGAGAATTGGCCCTCTCGGGATTAGCCACTGGCATTGCGGGAATCTTTCTGGAAGCCCACCCAAATCCCTCTGAGGCAAAATGCGATGGACCCAGTGCTTGGCCTTTGGACAAATTAGAAGCTTTACTGATTCAACTTAAGAAGCAGGATGAGTTGGCTAAAAGCCTGCCACCAATTGAAGTGGAATAA
- the sdhB gene encoding succinate dehydrogenase iron-sulfur subunit: MSNKTITFKILRQDGPNHPSYWETFVIPYLPNSNVISCLMDIQKNPINSEGKKVRPVVWDCNCLEEVCGTCTMVINGKTRQSCSALIDKLMQPITLQPLSKFPVVRDLAVDRSRMFEALKRIKAWVPMDGYHDLGPGDKILPDHQGVAYKLSECMTCGCCVEACPQYSRDNNFVGAAAISQARLFNMHPTGKLIANERLDSLMDDGGIAACGNAQNCVEVCPKSIPLTESIAEMGRQSSKRFWKTLFQI, translated from the coding sequence ATGTCAAACAAGACAATTACCTTTAAAATCCTCCGGCAAGATGGGCCTAATCATCCCTCTTACTGGGAGACCTTCGTGATACCTTATCTGCCAAATTCGAATGTCATTTCCTGCTTGATGGATATTCAAAAGAATCCAATCAATTCAGAAGGGAAGAAAGTACGTCCGGTCGTTTGGGACTGCAACTGCCTAGAAGAAGTATGCGGAACCTGCACAATGGTGATCAATGGCAAGACTCGCCAGTCTTGTAGTGCTTTGATCGATAAGTTAATGCAACCAATTACCTTGCAGCCTCTGAGCAAGTTCCCCGTTGTCAGGGATCTAGCCGTGGACCGCTCCAGAATGTTTGAAGCACTGAAGCGGATTAAAGCCTGGGTTCCGATGGATGGCTACCATGATCTTGGGCCTGGAGATAAGATTCTACCAGATCATCAGGGAGTCGCTTACAAACTTTCAGAGTGCATGACCTGTGGCTGCTGCGTTGAAGCATGCCCTCAGTACAGTCGTGATAACAATTTCGTGGGAGCAGCAGCGATCAGCCAAGCACGCCTGTTCAACATGCATCCTACCGGAAAATTAATCGCCAATGAGCGACTAGACTCCCTGATGGACGATGGCGGAATTGCTGCTTGCGGCAACGCTCAAAACTGTGTAGAGGTATGTCCAAAATCAATCCCCTTGACGGAAAGCATAGCCGAGATGGGCCGTCAATCCTCAAAAAGATTCTGGAAAACTCTCTTCCAAATCTGA
- the sdhA gene encoding succinate dehydrogenase flavoprotein subunit gives MTKQRAIVVGGGLAGLAATMKIAEQGMSVLLVSFLPVKRSHSVCAQGGINGAVNIKGEGDSPEIHFYDTVKGGDFLGHQPLCKDMCYHAPFIIYLLDRMGVPFNRTPEGNLDFRRFGGTLHHRTAFSGATTGQQLLYALDEQVRRYEVEGLVEKIEWHEYLGAVQDEDGKCVGAVIQNLRTGDIRAERGDVVILATGGPGVVYGRSTNSVVCTGTATTSAYLQGAKYGNGEFIQIHPTAVPGRDKLRLMSESARGEGGRVWVPRKANDQRDPKEIPAEERLYFLEEKYPRFGNLVPRDVGAREIYDICVNQGLGAHGDMKVYLDLTHHSREFLDRRLGGILEIYEKFTGVDPREEPMEIFPAVHYSMGGIWTDYNRTADGFIDHQSPRNQMTSMEGLYAAGEADYQYHGANRLGANSLLSCIYTGLMMGPGVVNYIKNQKMSATDLPSSLFDQSQQQWQEKFTSIKQMKGKENPYKLHAELSETMMSNVLIVRDNARLAATVEKIDEYDERWKDVECLDTSDWTNPVPSFVNQLYNMIQLSKVIAKGALLRDEFRGAHYKPEFEINQPSDFKPESFLEYTKLKAEGGLKQDSFKPDHLEYMRLYEESNEKWLKSSIATFNGKGPDISYEAVDTSLIQPRPRKYD, from the coding sequence ATGACTAAGCAGAGAGCCATCGTTGTAGGAGGGGGGCTTGCTGGATTGGCCGCAACCATGAAAATTGCGGAGCAGGGAATGTCAGTGCTACTGGTTTCATTCCTTCCGGTGAAACGATCCCACTCGGTTTGTGCTCAGGGTGGAATCAACGGGGCAGTAAATATTAAAGGAGAAGGAGATTCTCCGGAGATACATTTCTACGATACCGTAAAGGGAGGGGACTTTTTGGGGCACCAACCTTTGTGTAAGGATATGTGCTATCATGCCCCCTTCATCATTTATTTACTGGATCGAATGGGGGTTCCATTCAATCGAACACCTGAAGGCAACTTAGACTTCCGCAGATTTGGAGGCACCCTACACCATCGGACTGCTTTCTCTGGTGCCACCACGGGCCAACAGCTACTTTATGCATTAGATGAGCAGGTTCGAAGATACGAAGTTGAGGGCTTGGTCGAAAAGATAGAATGGCATGAATATCTTGGGGCTGTTCAGGACGAAGATGGAAAATGTGTTGGGGCTGTAATCCAAAATCTAAGAACTGGTGATATCCGAGCAGAGAGAGGTGATGTGGTCATATTGGCCACTGGAGGACCTGGGGTAGTATATGGTCGTTCTACAAATTCTGTGGTTTGTACTGGAACTGCAACAACCTCAGCTTATTTACAAGGTGCTAAGTATGGAAATGGTGAATTCATTCAAATTCACCCCACGGCTGTGCCTGGTCGTGACAAATTGCGATTGATGAGCGAATCTGCACGGGGTGAAGGTGGTAGAGTTTGGGTTCCTAGAAAAGCCAATGATCAGAGAGATCCAAAAGAGATTCCAGCGGAAGAGCGGTTATATTTTCTTGAAGAGAAATACCCCAGATTTGGGAATTTGGTCCCAAGAGATGTTGGTGCAAGAGAAATCTACGATATTTGTGTGAATCAAGGCCTGGGTGCGCATGGAGACATGAAGGTCTATTTAGACCTTACTCATCATTCACGCGAATTCCTGGATAGAAGGCTTGGAGGAATCCTTGAAATTTATGAGAAATTTACTGGGGTGGATCCTCGCGAGGAGCCAATGGAAATCTTTCCAGCTGTTCATTATTCGATGGGAGGGATTTGGACAGATTACAACAGGACAGCCGATGGTTTTATTGATCACCAGTCCCCTCGCAACCAAATGACCTCAATGGAGGGGCTATATGCAGCGGGAGAAGCTGATTATCAGTACCATGGGGCCAACCGACTTGGAGCAAATTCACTATTGAGCTGTATATACACTGGCTTGATGATGGGACCAGGAGTTGTGAATTACATCAAGAATCAAAAAATGTCTGCAACTGACCTTCCGTCTTCCTTGTTTGATCAGTCACAACAACAATGGCAAGAAAAGTTTACTAGCATCAAGCAAATGAAGGGTAAGGAAAACCCATACAAGCTCCATGCGGAATTATCAGAAACGATGATGTCAAATGTCCTCATCGTTCGCGACAATGCTAGACTTGCTGCAACCGTTGAAAAAATTGATGAATACGATGAACGCTGGAAAGATGTTGAATGTTTGGACACGAGTGACTGGACCAATCCAGTGCCAAGCTTTGTAAACCAACTCTACAACATGATTCAGCTTTCAAAGGTAATTGCTAAAGGTGCGCTGCTCCGTGACGAGTTCAGGGGGGCCCACTATAAGCCAGAATTTGAAATCAACCAGCCAAGTGATTTTAAGCCAGAAAGTTTCCTTGAGTACACCAAGTTGAAGGCGGAGGGAGGCCTCAAACAAGATTCTTTCAAGCCAGATCACCTTGAATATATGCGGCTTTACGAGGAATCGAACGAGAAATGGCTGAAAAGTTCGATTGCGACTTTCAATGGAAAAGGCCCTGATATCAGTTACGAAGCTGTAGATACATCATTGATTCAACCACGTCCACGCAAGTATGACTGA
- a CDS encoding succinate dehydrogenase yields the protein MNSHFFTRRVHSLTGIIPVGLFLIYHLYTQLYLHQGAEKYNEHTNAFYESPLAIWLLIIFVYIPLFYHSILGAKLSIEATPQPSYHYFSHLLYWLQRISGIGVLLFIFAHLYNTKVMPLMTDTYGQHFEHLAEGFASAETGWLTKSVYLLGILGATFHFANGINTFSMTWGLALTPRAQLRVRVLSIIVFVLLTAVALYSLSAIW from the coding sequence ATGAACTCCCATTTCTTTACCCGCCGTGTTCATAGTCTTACAGGTATTATCCCAGTTGGCCTCTTTCTAATATACCACCTCTATACCCAACTCTATCTTCATCAAGGGGCTGAGAAATATAACGAGCATACGAATGCATTCTATGAAAGCCCATTAGCAATCTGGCTACTGATCATCTTCGTTTACATACCGCTTTTCTATCACTCGATTTTAGGGGCAAAACTCTCCATCGAGGCAACCCCACAGCCTTCCTATCACTATTTTTCACATCTTCTATACTGGCTTCAGCGAATTAGTGGTATCGGCGTTCTATTATTTATTTTTGCTCATCTTTATAACACTAAGGTGATGCCATTGATGACCGATACTTACGGCCAACACTTCGAACACTTGGCAGAGGGATTTGCTTCTGCAGAAACCGGGTGGCTCACAAAAAGTGTCTATTTACTTGGAATTTTGGGCGCAACCTTCCATTTTGCGAATGGTATCAACACATTCAGTATGACTTGGGGGCTTGCTCTGACACCCAGAGCACAGTTGAGAGTTAGGGTTTTGAGCATCATAGTTTTTGTTCTCCTGACCGCAGTAGCGTTGTATTCACTGTCAGCGATCTGGTAG